In Bombina bombina isolate aBomBom1 chromosome 6, aBomBom1.pri, whole genome shotgun sequence, a single genomic region encodes these proteins:
- the PRELID1 gene encoding PRELI domain-containing protein 1, mitochondrial yields the protein MSCCKHVLSEDILYREVTSDHKLLTRKLLTKTNRLPRWAERFFPANVAHAVYILEDSIVDPINRTLTSFTWNINHTTMMTVEERCLYCENTENAGWTQIRREAWVSSKMFGFTRPIQEFGLARFKSNVTKAMKGFDFILARMQGEAPARTLVETAKEATEKAKETALAAKEKAKDLASKAATSKKQQYV from the exons ATGTCGTGTTG CAAACATGTTTTGTCTGAAGACATTCTGTACCGTGAGGTGACCTCTGACCATAAACTGTTAACCAGGAAACTTTTGACCAAGACAAATCGGCTCCCACGGTGGGCAGAACGCTTTTTTCCTGCTAATGTGGCCCATGCTGTTTATATCTTAGAAGATTCTATTGTGGATCCTATTAACAGAACTCTGACTTCATTTACATGGAATATAAACCACACCACAATGATG ACCGTGGAGGAGCGTTGTCTATACTGTGAAAATACTGAGAACGCTGGCTGGACTCAAATTAGACGAGAAGCATGGGTGTCATCAAAGATGTTTGGCTTTACCAGACCAATTCAG gaGTTTGGATTAGCTCGATTTAAAAGTAATGTGACCAAGGCAATGAAGGGCTTTGACTTTATCTTGGCCAGAATGCAAG GTGAGGCACCTGCTAGAACTCTGGTGGAAACTGCAAAAGAAGCaacagaaaaagcaaaagagactGCGCTGGCCGCAAAAGAAAAAGCAAAAGACTTGGCTAGTAAGGCAGCTACGTCAAAGAAGCAGCAGTACGTCTGA